CATtgctgagctgcctggggcactgcctcTGTTTGCTCAACCCCCTGGCCATAGGCACTGCACCACCTCTGCGTGTTTCCCCAGCATATGTTGTGACCCAGTCCCTCATTAGGGAGGTGGGGGTGGTTGCTCTTGTCTCATGCtgactcttttttccttctaggGATTCTGTTCCTGGCTCCTTTCTATCTATCAGATGAAGTAAGTGTGTGTGCTTGGCATTATGGTTTTGTCCCACTGCTGCCCATCCATGGGGAGCTGGTGCCCACAGGTGGTGTCCCatcaccaggagctgctgggagcagtggcagaAGAGAGCCCTCTTAAAACGTCCTCTCtgaagagagagcagagagctcaCCTCTGCATTTCCTCCTGGCCCCTATATCCTATCCCAAAGAAAAGGGCTTCAACCTCTCCTGATAGGAACTAGTCCTGTAATGAGATGCAGTTGGAGGGCTGCTTGGGTCCCTCATTCCCTCTGTGCTCAAAATCCTCTGTGCACAAATCCTTTGTGCCACTGTGGGTGTGGGTTGTGGGAGACTGGAGCAAGCCAGTGTCGCCATGACAGGAGGTGGTGGGGAGGAACCACCAGCACTGACCCCCACCTGCCTCtctccagggatgaggagatTCAGAGCAAGTGTGGGATCGATGCCACCACCTACCTCTCCTTCCAGCGGCACCTCCTGGTCCTCCTGATGCTGGTTTGCGTGCTCTCCGTGGCTGTCATCCTGCCTGTCAACTTCTCAGGGGACCTCCTGGGTAGGTGCTTCCCTAGTCACAGGATGACTCAGGAGTGCCATGCAAGCTTCCAAGCCCTTGGGCAAGCATTGTGTCtctgggaaagaagggaaaaaaatccctctctcaGAAGCCCCCATGTGAGCAAGAGCTCACCATCAGCTGAGTGACAAAGGAGCATAAGAGGCTGGGAAATTCGGGGCAGTGGGGACTGGGGGAcctgggaaatgggaaagaagGGACCAAAGACCACAGCCAATAACTGCAATATGGACATACACACTGCACTGGGTTCCCTTAACCTTCtgcttctccctttcctctgcaggaCACAATCCTACTCACTTCGGCCGGACAACCATCGCCAACATCCCAACTCAGTAGGTGCTCCCACAGGCAGggggtctgtgtgtgctgctgctgtggtgggcactgctgggagcacctAGGCACAGAACTcaccacagccctgtgctggggacagggacaggtccATGTGAGCAGCACGCCACTCACACTGGCTCTCCTGTCTCTCTGTACTACATGAGTACAGTCAGGGCAGCCAAGCCAGTGGCATTGCTCATTGCACCCCGCTGCTGGCAGAAGTGCTCTTGGGGATGTTTGTGTGGCCTCATTTCTGTAGTATCTCAGTCAACAACCTGagtgctgcccctctgcccctcttGTTCCTGGGGTGAGTGTCTGACAGCTGGCACAGGGGGGTCCTGCTGGGTGGAAGGGGTGGCCATGGGTGAGATGCTGAGTGCCAGGCTGGTCCCTGTGCCACATGCTCACCACAGTGCTCACTGATCCTAACTTCCTCTCTTCCAGAGACCGTctcctgtggctgcacagcATCTTTGCCCTAATCTATTTTATCTTCACCATCCTTTGTATGGCTCACCACTCTGTCCACCTGGAGTACAGAGAGAATGAGAAGGTGAGAAGCCACCTCTCCTCCAATCCTGCCTTGTTCAGTGCTGCTAATGGCCAATTTCTTGCTTTGCACAAATGCTGGTCCCAGTAAGTACAGAGGTTTTTAGGAACATCATGAAACTGGTCTGGCAGGGAAAGGTGTGGCTGATTTTCACCAGCTTCTGGGTAAAGTGACAGCCTGAAGGCAAATCTCTCTCTCTTGCTATCTTGTCTCTTCAGACTGAAGCTCTGCTGTATACATCTGTCTGGGGTACGGCATTGTCTGGCTGTGCCCTCAGGGTTTGGGACTGGGCATTGAGAACATCTGTGCTGACTTCCCTCTGGGGTGGCAGCTGGtgccccagctctctgctgggtgGACAGGGTGGCAGCATTATATCCTGCAGATCCTTGCCCATCCTGCAGATCCCTTGGCCTCTTCTCTTCCCCAAGGTCGCCCGGACACTGATGGTTACCCACATCCCCAAGGAGATCACAGACCCTTCACTTATCATCAAGCATTTCCAGTGAGTAGCCATGTGCCACAGCCTTGCTGGATGAGTGGCAGGCAGGTGGCAGggactgtccctgtcccctggctccTGGTGCCACCATGCCCCTGTGCTTGCAGCGAGGCTTATCCCAGCTGCACCGTCACCAACGTCCAGTTCTGCTTTGATGTGCGCAAGCTGATGAAGCTGGATGCGGAGAGGTGAGTGCATGCACGTCCATGTTGCCTCTGTGGGAGGGTGtactgctcctgcccagcacatcAAGGCACCCGGTCTGTGTTCACATCTGTATGTCTGGTGCTCATTGCTTTGCTATCGGCTTCCTGGCAGGCGCAAAGCAATGAAGGGGCGGCTTTATTTCACCACCAAGGCACAGAAAGAGGGGAAGATCATGATCAAAACTCACCCCTGCGCCCGCATCTTCTGCTGCCGCTTCTGTGGCTTTGATGAGGTAGGAggctgcgggcagggctgcaggcagcacaccTGCACCATGGGcaaggcagagcctggcagcttgccccagccccagcccggtgcacagcacagccatggcTGCTCCCACAGGTGGATGCTGAGCAGTATTatggggagctggaggagaagctcACAGATGAGTTCAATGCGGAGCGCAACCGCATCACACTTAAGCGGCTTGATATGGCCTTCGTCACCTTCCAGGACGAGCGGATGACAGCTGTGTGAGTGCCCCTCATGCAACAGCCATGGGGATGTCCCTCAGCCTGTtggccacccctgccagggaacTGGGGCACCTTGCCAGCTTTTCCCACAAAGCTAGGCAATGGGTCGGTCTCTTCTATGCCTCTGCCATCTGCGGAGTTGGCTGCCCTGTTAAGGCTGTGGAAAGGGTCTCACAAGAAGTGAGACCTGACCCCTGGCTCCCTCTTCCTGCAGGATTTTGAAGGACTACAGCCGCATCCACTGCCGCAAGCACCCCCAGCAGTCCTCTGTCACCACCGTGGTCAAGTCACACCACTGGGGTGTTCGCTATGCCCCTTCACCCAGTGATATCATCTGGTGAACCCCCACggcagaagggagggagggaggaagggggaacAAGCAGATATGAGGAAGCCCATGTCCATACCTATAAGGAGCCCGTGTACATAGCTATGAGGAGCCTATACCCATAGACATAGGGAGCCCGTATAGCTGTAGGGAACCTGTGTCTGTATCTGTTGGACACTTTCCCAGGGTGATGGAGGCTGAAAATCCCTCCTATTGCCATAGCAGAAGTCAGCAGGGGCGATTGTGGTGATCGTCCCAAAGGTGGCAGGGCCCAGCCAACTGAGACTGGGGTGATTGCCAGACTGATTTCTCTGGCCTGATTCTAAAGCCTCCTGGTGGTATGAACCTCCACTGTGGCTATTCTCTGGTCCAAGGGGCTCTGCATGTGACAGCAAAGCAGCGTGGGGTTGGGAAGAGGGCGAGCTCAGAACAATGTCTGCCAGGATGGTTGGTGCAGatagcaggaggcagagcttcATGAAACTATGCTGGGAGGCTCAGGACACAGGACTTTTCCTCCTCATCATGTTCAAGTTATGTTTTCCTCTTACAGGGAGAATTTATCAGTCCGTGGCACATCGTGGTGGGTGCGATTCATTCTGCTTAATATCTGCCTGttcatccttcttttcttcctcacaaCGCCAGCCATCATTGTCAACACTATGGACATGTTCAATGTCACACACCCTGTGGAGAGCCTCAAGGTAGTCCCTAACCCATGCCAATTTTCCTGAAAGGTCATAATTTCCAGGTTTACCTGTGACAGGTGGGGGGCACCAGCTCTACACTGTCCTAAGACAAGCCATCACTAGGATGGGCATTGATGAGAAACAAAGCAATTGATGAGGTCATGTCTGTGCTTGCTATCCATCCCCTTCTTCTTGTGTTTCcagtggcagagccctggggcagcaccTGAGCTTTGGTGCTGGTGCCTCCATGGAGGCAGGCGGGGTGCTGTCCATTCAAGAAGAAAGGTTTGGAAAGAGCTCAggagagctcaggagctgccaggagcacaACCCCTTCTTGCTCATTGACCTGTGAGCTTTTGGGTGGGCACTGGGGCTCAGTACATGGCTGTGGTGCCTTTGGCTGGCCTCAAGTCCTTATTTCCTGAAACAAATGCCCCTGCTCAGGAGGGGTTGCTCCAGCCCACCTGCTGCACACACCATCGTGTGCTGTCTCCAGCATGGCTATGCTGGGTTGCTGAGGGTGTGTTCGGCTTCTCTCTTCCTGCAGAACCCCATCATCACCCAGTTTTTCCCCACGCTGCTGCTCTGGGCCTTCTCCGTCTTCCTGCCCTTCCTTGTCTACTACTCAGCATTCTTCGAGTCTCACTGGACACGGTAATGGGGCTGCCCCCACAgtcccccagggctgcctcagATGGGGGGAACTGCAGTGGAAGGAGAACCCAAcctgcagggaggcaggcagggagcagtaGACCCCCACAGTGGAGCAGACCCCCCTGGGTGTTTCTCTCCATAGAAGGAGCCCCAAATCCATGCACAAAGGAGCCATTTGCTTCCCATAGTCCTCAACACTTTCAGGCTACTGACAAAGTCAGGTGGTTCTAAGATGGATCTGAAGAAGTTTGTAAGAGGGATGGTGTGATGGTggactggcagcagcagggccatcccaggCATGCTTCCAGCCCTCCAAGGCAGAGGTATGATGGGTTCAATATGCTTAAAGTAGGGGAAACTGCCCAGCTCCTACAATGTGCTCTCTTTGTCTTGACCCATCAGCCCCAAGCCCTGTGCCTCGTCTGACAGGTCCTTGCAGGAGCTTTGTCAccacttcccttcctttttctggGGGAAACAGGAGGTTGTGAACTCATACTAGACACCCATCTGCCTCTTGTTGGGTATCTATACCAGCAGGGATGGTAGGAGAGGGCAAAGATGAAGGAGATGAGAGGATACAGCAGATTTCTCATGGTGACACACCCTAGCCTGGGAGAGGCTTTGCAAGGCCCCAGTGAATGCACAGACCAAATGCACACAGCTTTGTGAGGCAGGGAGTAACTCCTTGGTGAAAAGCGAGACCaagcccagcccctcaccccaCCTGCTGCTCTTTCCCAAAAAAGTGCAACGTTCTTTTCTTGtcttccctctctgcaggtCAAGTGAAAATCAGATCACCATGCACAAGTGCTTCTT
This region of Motacilla alba alba isolate MOTALB_02 chromosome 5, Motacilla_alba_V1.0_pri, whole genome shotgun sequence genomic DNA includes:
- the TMEM63C gene encoding calcium permeable stress-gated cation channel 1 isoform X2, with translation MLVCVLSVAVILPVNFSGDLLGHNPTHFGRTTIANIPTQDRLLWLHSIFALIYFIFTILCMAHHSVHLEYRENEKVARTLMVTHIPKEITDPSLIIKHFHEAYPSCTVTNVQFCFDVRKLMKLDAERRKAMKGRLYFTTKAQKEGKIMIKTHPCARIFCCRFCGFDEVDAEQYYGELEEKLTDEFNAERNRITLKRLDMAFVTFQDERMTAVILKDYSRIHCRKHPQQSSVTTVVKSHHWGVRYAPSPSDIIWENLSVRGTSWWVRFILLNICLFILLFFLTTPAIIVNTMDMFNVTHPVESLKNPIITQFFPTLLLWAFSVFLPFLVYYSAFFESHWTRSSENQITMHKCFFFLVFMVIILPSLGLSSLDLFFRWLFDTHFLDEAEIKFQCVFLPDNGAFFVNYVVTSSLIGTAMELLRIPGLLVYTARLCFAKSEPERLHVKRSQAYQFQFGLEYAWTCCIFSVVMTYSITCPIIVPFGLLYMLLKHMVDRYNIYYVYIPTKLNQRLHVAAISQVVVAPILCMFWLLFFSVLRLGPTRPVTLFTFVVLLSCIVFSFFGLCLKKLQPRKPSSYQMSDQSEGTFNDVERSSVSSTPNSNLFVATVLQEPELSLTPAASPAHQSYGTMGNHLEPAEDGEDGGLQSFETELETVEGEYRSGPVIESQARYQ